A single region of the Gephyromycinifex aptenodytis genome encodes:
- a CDS encoding NERD domain-containing protein, translating to MGARAVPADPQHNTHSEQQVWERLVADLPPEAVVLSSLRLTDENKDHEADLVLLLPEVGVVVVEVKGGSCSLDPTGQWWSTSGHGKRRIHPVDQARRTRYAIRDYVESDPRWRDSSRSRIRWAHAVVMPYTDIAGDFATPDCPRWLIHGRSDQADLATRLRQIPERERDHRAPSHDDVELMLQILHGRRLPTEDVVAVADERASRADRLTLEQATLLGVTRLLNRVEVRGGAGSGKTVLALAQAKDLTRGRHDRPPQRVALLCYSIGLAEYFRRELRGLSRKKRPAFVGTFEELGRSWGAPGGTRQDSDFWEHRLPAQMASLAAELPVQDRFDAIIVDEAQDFADGWWMPLLAALRDEETGGLFVYTDENQRVFARFGRPPVPLVPLVLDHNLRNTRQIADVFAPLTPMKMRPMGGDGPAVRLVSCQAEEAVERADEIVEELLERGWRPQDVALITTGSRHPVQVERFDESDPQEYWRAFWEDDDVFYGHVLGCKGLERRVVVLCVNDAQAKERAKEKLYVGLSRATDELAVVGDPAVIEAAAGDAVASRLQR from the coding sequence ATGGGCGCACGCGCAGTACCGGCGGATCCTCAGCACAACACGCACTCGGAGCAGCAGGTGTGGGAGCGGCTGGTAGCCGACCTGCCGCCGGAGGCCGTCGTGCTGTCCAGCCTGCGACTGACCGATGAGAACAAGGATCACGAGGCGGACCTCGTGCTGCTGCTGCCCGAGGTGGGGGTCGTCGTCGTCGAGGTCAAAGGGGGCAGTTGCTCCCTTGATCCCACCGGCCAGTGGTGGAGCACCTCTGGGCACGGCAAGCGTCGGATCCATCCGGTCGATCAGGCTCGGCGAACCCGGTATGCGATTCGGGACTACGTCGAGTCCGACCCGCGCTGGCGTGACTCCTCACGCAGCCGGATCCGGTGGGCGCACGCCGTTGTCATGCCATACACCGATATCGCTGGGGACTTCGCCACCCCGGATTGCCCCCGCTGGCTGATCCACGGGCGAAGTGACCAGGCGGACCTGGCGACGCGGCTGAGGCAGATCCCAGAACGCGAGCGGGATCACCGGGCGCCCAGCCACGACGATGTCGAGTTGATGCTGCAGATCCTGCACGGCCGGAGGTTGCCGACCGAGGACGTCGTCGCCGTGGCCGATGAGCGGGCCTCCCGGGCGGACCGACTCACCCTGGAACAGGCGACCCTGCTCGGGGTGACCCGGTTGTTGAACCGCGTCGAGGTGCGTGGGGGAGCCGGCAGTGGCAAGACCGTGTTGGCGTTGGCTCAAGCGAAGGACTTGACCCGTGGTCGCCACGACCGGCCGCCACAGCGAGTGGCGCTGCTGTGTTATTCGATCGGGCTGGCCGAGTACTTCCGGCGCGAGCTGCGTGGTCTGAGCCGCAAGAAGAGGCCAGCGTTCGTCGGCACCTTCGAGGAGTTGGGTCGCTCGTGGGGCGCGCCGGGCGGCACCCGCCAGGACAGTGACTTCTGGGAGCATCGCCTCCCGGCGCAGATGGCGAGCCTGGCGGCCGAACTGCCGGTGCAGGACCGGTTCGACGCGATCATCGTCGATGAGGCGCAAGACTTCGCCGACGGCTGGTGGATGCCGTTGCTGGCCGCACTGCGGGATGAGGAGACCGGGGGATTGTTCGTCTACACCGACGAGAATCAGCGCGTCTTCGCCCGTTTCGGACGGCCCCCGGTACCGCTGGTGCCGTTGGTGCTGGATCACAACCTGCGCAACACCCGCCAGATCGCCGACGTGTTCGCCCCGCTGACCCCGATGAAGATGCGTCCGATGGGCGGTGATGGTCCGGCAGTCCGGCTCGTTTCCTGCCAGGCCGAAGAGGCGGTAGAACGCGCCGACGAGATCGTCGAGGAGCTGCTCGAACGCGGGTGGCGCCCTCAGGACGTCGCCCTCATCACGACCGGTTCACGGCATCCCGTGCAGGTGGAGCGCTTCGATGAGAGCGACCCGCAAGAGTATTGGCGGGCGTTCTGGGAAGACGATGACGTCTTCTACGGGCATGTGCTCGGCTGCAAAGGGTTGGAGCGTCGCGTCGTCGTGCTGTGCGTCAACGACGCGCAAGCCAAAGAACGGGCCAAGGAAAAGCTGTACGTCGGGCTGTCCCGCGCCACCGATGAGTTGGCCGTCGTCGGCGACCCTGCTGTCATCGAGGCGGCCGCAGGGGACGCGGTCGCCAGCCGGTTGCAGCGTTGA